Proteins co-encoded in one Alcanivorax sp. genomic window:
- a CDS encoding isocitrate/isopropylmalate family dehydrogenase codes for MTETLKIALLPGDGIGPEVMTVTAEILAGLVSRFQLPVEAQTFAWPSHDWHQQHGQMMPEDGVDQLRAFDAILLGALGDPGPIDDPKRYVLSDSVSLGPLLALRKELNLWACERPARWLPGAPQYLADTRANDVDMLVIRENSEGEYSNQGGRLRAGTPSEVATQVEVFTAGATERLIRHAFERARQRAAQRPAPRQFKDDRHAQVCLITKRNAQPFWGDLYTETFTRIAKEYPDVDTHHELVDAACMKFVQCPWRFDVVVASNLHGDILTDLAAVLCGGPGLAPSANLNPADERIPALFEPVHGSAPDIAGRNLADPRATLMSLAMLLDYLAPKHPAIGNAAQHLHDLIAEDMQYAFSGTRETGQRLSQRLAAG; via the coding sequence ATGACCGAAACGCTGAAGATTGCACTACTGCCCGGTGACGGTATCGGCCCGGAGGTAATGACCGTTACCGCGGAGATCCTGGCCGGACTGGTATCGCGCTTTCAGCTGCCAGTGGAAGCACAGACCTTTGCCTGGCCCTCCCATGACTGGCACCAGCAGCACGGCCAGATGATGCCGGAAGACGGGGTGGATCAGCTGCGCGCATTCGATGCCATTCTGCTGGGCGCCCTGGGCGACCCGGGGCCCATTGATGACCCGAAGCGCTATGTGCTTTCCGACAGTGTTTCACTAGGACCACTGCTGGCCCTGCGCAAGGAACTGAACCTGTGGGCCTGTGAGCGTCCCGCCCGCTGGTTGCCTGGCGCCCCCCAGTACCTGGCCGACACCCGCGCCAATGACGTGGACATGCTGGTGATCCGGGAAAACAGTGAGGGCGAATACAGCAACCAGGGCGGTCGACTGCGCGCCGGCACTCCCAGCGAAGTGGCCACCCAGGTAGAAGTGTTCACCGCCGGCGCCACCGAACGATTGATTCGCCACGCCTTTGAGCGGGCCCGCCAGCGTGCGGCACAACGCCCTGCCCCGCGACAGTTCAAGGACGACAGGCACGCTCAGGTCTGCCTGATCACCAAGCGCAATGCACAACCCTTCTGGGGCGACCTGTACACCGAAACCTTTACCCGTATTGCCAAAGAATACCCGGATGTGGATACCCACCATGAACTGGTGGACGCGGCGTGTATGAAGTTCGTGCAATGCCCCTGGCGCTTCGACGTGGTAGTGGCCAGCAACCTGCACGGCGACATCCTTACCGACCTGGCGGCGGTGCTGTGCGGCGGCCCGGGGCTGGCGCCCTCTGCCAATCTCAACCCGGCGGACGAACGCATTCCGGCCCTGTTCGAGCCAGTGCATGGCAGCGCGCCAGACATTGCCGGTCGCAACCTGGCAGATCCCAGAGCCACCCTGATGAGTCTGGCCATGTTGCTGGATTATCTGGCTCCCAAACATCCCGCTATCGGTAATGCGGCACAACATCTGCATGACCTGATTGCAGAGGATATGCAATACGCTTTCTCGGGAACACGAGAAACCGGGCAACGACTGAGTCAACGACTGGCGGCGGGATAA